From Verrucomicrobiota bacterium:
CAAAGTAGTTGTGGCATCTCTAAGAAATCTGTTCGGGGGCCGTGTTAATAGCCTTGTAAAACTTGTCGAGCGAGCTCGCCGAGAAGCAATGGTGCGAATGCTAAGTGAGGCAAAAAAACAAGGTGCTCACATTGTCTGGAATGTGCGAATTGAGACCTCAACCATTGCCTCTGTAAGCCGCTCTTCTGCTGGTGTAGAAGTAACAGCATATGGGACGGCTTTACAGATAAGCAATAAAGCAGAGGCAGTCGATGATTATAAGAGATAAAGACGATCCTTTTTCCATTCATGTGGAACCTGCTTTTCGAGGAAAGGGATTCAAAGCAGACCCTAAAGAGAAAATAACCCAACTCATTCAAAAAAAAGCGCTGACTTAGAAAAAATCCGAGACTCTGTCTGGAGTTAAAAAATTTATGATAAAAGCGGGTACGAAAAGAAGTTCAGGCAATAGCTTGATGAAGCACAATCTCATATATCCCAACCTCAAGAGCTCATATCAACGTTACTAGCTGCTGTTCTCGAAGGATTTTTTCCGCACTAGAAGTGCTTATTTTTAAATCCCGGCAGCTTATTTGGTATCTATGTCATCGTTCTATTTGTTCCCATTGCTGAAGAATTAATCAAGCAATCAGAAAATATCTATCTATTAGAGAGAAGACCTTATCTACTTCATTCGGGTTGGCAGTTCCTCTTTATCGGGGAAGGCTCTGCACTCATTTTCTCTTTGCTCCAGAATCTGATGTATATCCATGTCTACATCTCGCCAGAAGACATAGATGATGACGACCTGTTTTTCCCAATTCGTTGGGTCGTCTGCACCTCTATGCGTATTAGCGCAACACTTATCTCGTGTATTGGGCTCAGGCGCGCTTGGGTAAAATGCATCAAGCAAGGCGCACCTTTTCTACTTGCAGTATCCTACCCCTATTTCCTCGACGCCATAATCCTTCACGGCTGTTACAATTTTTTCGCTATCTTTCTTGACCCAATTTACTCAGGTAGCATTTAGAAACGAAGCTCTAGCCCTGAATTTGCCCCTAAGCTCAACGCTTCATAATCTAAAGCAGCCGCATTAGAATGATTGAAAGTCCAACCAGAGGAGATATTGGCTTGCAGCCATTCTGTAAATTTATATTTCAAAGTTAAACTAATATTTTGCCGTAGATCTTGCCTGCGTGTCGGATCTTCCGGAATTGTCTTAAACTGATAATCCACAAAGGAAAGTTTGTAGTAAACTGATGAAGAAAGGTTACGTGTAATGTTTGCGCCATAGCCTGTAAAGATACTGTATAGAACCTTTGTCTCATCAGCGTCATCCGTCCAGAGCAACTCGTTGGAGTATCCTAAATAGGTATAATGAGCTTTGCTCAAGGGCACTACATATTGAATTGTGGCAGAAAATGAGTGGCTCAGAAAAATCTCTTCACCGAACTTGACCGTATTCTCCCTTGGGTCTGTTGGAGGTTCTCGGTCACTCCCCGCTCTTAATAGATTATAATTATAACGCACTCCCAAAGACAAATTAGGTATATCTGGAAGTAGCCACGTTAGACCGCCACCGACATTCAAACTATCAAAATCTAATACTTCCCAATTTTCATCATAGCGAAACCACTGATAGGAGAGTGTTACTTCGCCATATAGCTGCTCATTTATTTTAGGTAAAAAAGACCCTCCTAATCGACCAACGCGAAAACTATCATCCTGTTTATTACCTGTTTCCAGTAACAATGGATTATCCGTATGGTAGTAACCATAATCTCCAAATAGAAAAAAAGATTGGTACACCGGCTCTCTCTTTAAAATTCTCTGCACCCCTAAGTCATGATCGATAACTTCCTCTACTTTTTCATTTCTCTTAAAAGTGTATTTAATATTTTCCGGGGGCCTCAATTCAGGATCTATTCTGATGTTTCTTTCGGTTTCGGTAAGCGCCTGGTTATTATCAGATTGAGAGCCTTGTGCACAAACAAAACCTTCTCGGAACATGATACTTGCTAATAAGAATAGTTTAAAAAGAGTTAGAGAACTTCGGACCATGATCACCAATGAGACGATGCTAGCGAAGATAATGATAAATAAAAGAAGTTAGCTAGAGCTTACTTTAATCACAGGTTATAACGTAAAAAGTCAAAGCTCCAGTTAAACTCAAATGATTTTATAATAGCCGAACAAAATGGGTAAAAACTTGCAGAGATCTTTAAGTCTCTATGGCATCATTCCAGTTTAAAAAGCGGGAGCCGAACTGTAGCCACCTGAAATTGAGATGGCTCCCGTACCACTAAATGATCCTGTAGTTGAGCTATTACCACCTGACCCAGTGAAATTGGCCGTGTCCGTATAAAGCTCAAGATTACCTCCGTTAACAATGACATTGGCACCATTATTGAGTGTGATAGTTGGAGCTGCTGCAGTCTTTCCTCCAGCTCCATCCAATGTAACTGAACCATCGAATATAATACCGGTTCCAGAATACAATTTCATCAAGCTAGTCGCACTTAAGGTCGAACCACCATTAATATAGAGCTGTCCTCCGGAGCCTACCGCACCTATCCTCAACACATCTGCAGCAATATTAGCTCCATTGATAAGCACATCGCCAGTAGCACCATCAGCTACGACGTTGATCCTACCGTTTGAAACGCCGCCTGTGCTACTCATGAGTGCTTGTAATGAAGACGTATTGTCTATTGCAATAGCTGTCCCTGCAGTCCTATGAGAGAGAATGTCAATCAAACCGCCTCTCAAAGCACGGTCAGTCCCAGCATCAGAACCCACAATAATGTCGCCAGCTAAAGTTATGGCTTGATCTGCTTCCATTAGAACTGTGCCACCATCACCAGCTGTTGTTGTTGTACTGCCACCAACAATAGTGCTAATGGTAGATGTTGACCCTGTGGCAATTGCAGCAGTAGCTCCATCCGCTTTAATACCAATAGTGCCACCACTTCCCTCAGTGCCCACACCGCTTCCGCCGCCATTTGCAACTAGATTACCATCTATGGTGATATATCCATTCGTTGCACTTAAGTCTATCGTGCCTGCATTACCCCCTGCCCCAGAACCAGAACCTCCACCATCTACGTCAAGAGAAGATCCCGCATCTATTGATATATAATCTGGTGCCCGAAAATCGATGATTCCACCGTTTCCACCGCTACTATCCGTGGAAGCACCTCCCTCAGCATACACCTGTGCAGAGATCATACCGATGTGACCAGTTGTAGCTGTAGCATTGAAAAAGCCACTGTTAGCGCCACTAAAACCAGTTGATGTTCCGGTTGACCCAGAAAAACTGGCATTATCTATCTGTCCTGCAGTTACTCCAAATTCAATAGAGGTTGCCGAGTTTAGCGTGAGGCTAGCACCACTAAGCTGCGCATCTGCTATTTCCGCAAAATCTATACCATTGACTATTTGTGCCTCGATGGAGTTCACATTGAATGTATGAAGCCCATTGTCAAATTTAACAATTTTGTTTGCAACCAGATCTGTCCCAGAGCCATAAAAATCCCTTACCCTGAGTTCATCAATTACTCCGGCTGCTGGACCTGTTCCTGAATAAACAATTCTACTTGCGGTGACATCTATATTCGTTCCATTGATCTCATTTGCGTAAATGCTTCCACCA
This genomic window contains:
- a CDS encoding heavy metal-binding domain-containing protein, which encodes MTALIEIFFQLGIFLLLLGIGYFFGSYRENRHLKSLERREKELSSITRCNLKTVPADWTIASSKLVVGSVVIANDYFKVVVASLRNLFGGRVNSLVKLVERARREAMVRMLSEAKKQGAHIVWNVRIETSTIASVSRSSAGVEVTAYGTALQISNKAEAVDDYKR